Proteins found in one Corynebacterium zhongnanshanii genomic segment:
- the trhA gene encoding PAQR family membrane homeostasis protein TrhA — MSSHTVTLTSSAAPRPVVDRGPRPFMRGRLHSAAAWYFGGASTALSAVTFAYNGLSWLSFVTVLYSFCLVGMLLVSAVYHRAPWRSTTAVNVWRRADHAMIAVFIAGTYGPVTVAAYGDRFWAIDGFLSWGGTWILGVSWVAALAAVILNVVWINHARWLDAAVYLSLGWLAAIAALGYYQALGVAVSALFVAGGLVYSVGAIIYAKRWPNPSERWFGFHEVFHAATIIAALLHHIGIWLLILH, encoded by the coding sequence ATGTCTAGTCACACAGTCACTCTCACGTCGAGTGCCGCACCACGCCCCGTCGTCGACCGCGGACCCCGCCCATTTATGCGCGGGCGGCTGCACAGCGCCGCGGCGTGGTACTTCGGCGGAGCGTCCACGGCTTTAAGCGCCGTGACATTCGCCTACAACGGTCTGAGCTGGTTAAGCTTCGTCACCGTCCTATACTCCTTCTGCCTGGTGGGAATGCTGCTGGTCAGCGCCGTGTATCACCGCGCACCGTGGCGCAGCACCACCGCCGTTAACGTGTGGCGGCGAGCCGACCACGCCATGATCGCCGTGTTCATCGCCGGCACCTACGGGCCGGTCACTGTCGCCGCCTACGGGGATCGCTTCTGGGCCATCGACGGCTTCTTATCCTGGGGTGGAACATGGATCCTGGGGGTCAGCTGGGTGGCCGCTCTGGCCGCAGTGATCCTCAACGTGGTCTGGATCAACCATGCTCGATGGCTCGACGCCGCAGTGTATCTTTCCCTCGGCTGGCTGGCTGCGATCGCAGCTCTTGGGTACTACCAGGCGCTTGGCGTGGCCGTGAGCGCCCTGTTTGTGGCCGGTGGTCTTGTCTACAGCGTGGGTGCCATCATTTACGCAAAAAGATGGCCGAACCCCTCAGAGAGGTGGTTCGGCTTCCACGAGGTGTTCCACGCGGCGACGATCATCGCCGCGCTCCTTCACCACATCGGCATCTGGCTGCTGATCCTGCACTAG
- a CDS encoding formate--tetrahydrofolate ligase — protein sequence MSNTDVEIAQAHTLEPIHTIAERGGIPEQALVPFGTTKAKIDVTALPEDASATGQLVLVTGMSPTPAGEGKSTVLIGLADAIASRRSTFVAIREPSLGPVMGIKGGAAGGGYAQIVPMEDINLHFTGDLHAITSATNTLAALVDNHIQHGNALGIDPRRVTWRRCLDVNDRSLRNIVTGLGGPVQGTPREAGFDITAASEIMAVLCLATDLADLKERLARIVVGQTYDRKPVTAGELNAQGALASLLRDAINPNLVQTLGGTPALVHGGPFANIAHGCNSLIATTTALKLADVVLTEAGFGSDLGAEKFFDVKARAGDLSVGAAVVVATIRSLKYNGGKPKDQLTSEDLPALRDGLANLERHVENVRKFNVEPVVALNVFSSDTDEELTLVEQWAKNFGVRIARTTVWANGGDGATELADEVLEVLDAGGSSAQQAESSQHQLYDPSLGVEESIRTIATTIYGARDVEFSSAAMKDLAFLKDNGWDQLPVVISKTQYSFSDDPSQLGAASGHTLHVRQLLPRIGAGFIVALTGDVMTLPGLPKKPAAEGIDVDAHGTISGLF from the coding sequence ATGTCTAATACCGATGTCGAAATCGCCCAAGCTCACACATTAGAGCCCATCCACACCATCGCTGAACGCGGCGGAATCCCTGAACAGGCGCTTGTCCCGTTTGGCACCACCAAAGCGAAAATTGATGTCACAGCACTGCCGGAGGATGCGTCCGCCACCGGACAGCTGGTTTTGGTCACCGGCATGAGCCCTACCCCCGCCGGAGAGGGCAAGTCCACCGTACTCATTGGATTGGCCGACGCCATCGCGTCGCGTCGTTCCACCTTCGTGGCCATCCGTGAGCCGTCCTTGGGCCCGGTCATGGGCATCAAAGGCGGAGCCGCCGGTGGTGGTTACGCGCAGATCGTCCCCATGGAAGACATCAACCTCCACTTCACGGGCGACCTTCACGCCATCACCAGTGCCACCAACACCTTGGCGGCACTGGTGGACAATCACATCCAGCACGGCAATGCCCTAGGCATCGACCCGCGCCGGGTGACGTGGCGCCGCTGCCTGGATGTCAACGACCGTTCTCTGCGCAACATCGTCACCGGCCTGGGTGGGCCCGTCCAGGGCACCCCACGGGAGGCCGGCTTCGACATCACGGCAGCCAGCGAGATTATGGCGGTGTTGTGCCTGGCCACGGACCTCGCTGATCTGAAGGAGCGCCTGGCTCGCATCGTGGTGGGCCAGACTTATGACCGAAAGCCGGTGACCGCGGGCGAGCTCAACGCCCAGGGTGCTCTGGCCTCCCTGCTGCGGGATGCCATCAACCCCAACCTCGTCCAGACCCTCGGCGGCACCCCGGCCCTCGTGCACGGTGGCCCCTTTGCCAACATCGCTCACGGATGCAATAGCTTGATCGCTACCACCACGGCGCTGAAGCTGGCTGATGTGGTGCTGACCGAAGCGGGATTCGGGTCCGATCTGGGTGCTGAAAAGTTCTTCGACGTCAAGGCCCGCGCCGGAGACCTCTCCGTCGGCGCCGCTGTGGTGGTCGCCACCATCCGCTCTCTGAAGTACAACGGCGGCAAGCCCAAGGACCAGCTGACCTCCGAGGACCTCCCAGCGCTGCGCGACGGCCTGGCAAACCTGGAGCGTCACGTGGAGAACGTCCGCAAGTTCAATGTAGAGCCTGTGGTAGCCCTCAACGTCTTTTCCTCCGATACGGACGAAGAGCTCACGTTGGTGGAGCAATGGGCTAAAAATTTTGGAGTGCGCATCGCTCGGACAACGGTGTGGGCCAACGGTGGCGACGGCGCCACCGAACTTGCCGACGAGGTGTTGGAGGTGCTGGACGCTGGCGGCTCCTCGGCACAGCAGGCCGAGTCCTCTCAGCATCAGTTGTATGACCCGAGCCTCGGCGTCGAAGAATCAATTCGGACCATCGCAACCACCATTTACGGCGCGCGGGACGTGGAATTCTCCTCCGCGGCGATGAAGGATCTTGCGTTCCTTAAGGACAACGGATGGGATCAGCTGCCCGTGGTGATCAGCAAGACGCAGTACTCGTTCAGCGATGACCCGTCCCAGCTGGGCGCGGCCAGCGGCCACACGCTGCACGTTCGCCAGCTCCTGCCCAGGATCGGCGCGGGCTTCATCGTGGCGCTGACCGGCGACGTCATGACGCTTCCCGGCCTGCCGAAAAAGCCGGCAGCCGAAGGCATTGACGTGGACGCGCACGGCACCATCAGCGGATTGTTCTAG
- a CDS encoding glyceraldehyde-3-phosphate dehydrogenase: MTLDAHNQSDWAERLQLAQQMLPLISKLHNEHNVVVSVYGRLLVNVTDIDIIKSHRYARRIVDKELSLNSTLEILKELVNLDLGTASIDLGSLATRFENQGEGASLREFLESELTEVIGESAKTEPRDVVLYGFGRIGRLLARILVSREGTYGGARLRAVVVRSKGKGDLEKRASLLRRDSVHGAFDGTISLDKENNIIWANGTAIQVIYANDPAEIDYTDYGINNAIVVDNTGVWRDRDGLSKHLESKGVSKVLLTAPGKGDIKNIVYGINHGDIDPSDNILSAASCTTNGITPVLKVINDRYGVQHGHVETVHSFTNDQNLIDNFHKGERRGRAAGLNMVLTATGAASAVAKALPELKGKLTGNAIRVPTPDVSMAVLNLTLDKAVEVDEVNDFLRKVSLHTNLRQQIDFIKSPEVVSTDFVGTTHAGIVDGLATIATGNHLVLYVWYDNEFGYSNQVVRIVEEIAGVRPKVLPKRKDASEL; the protein is encoded by the coding sequence ATGACCCTAGATGCACACAACCAATCCGATTGGGCGGAGCGCCTTCAGCTGGCGCAACAGATGCTGCCGCTGATCAGCAAGCTCCACAATGAGCACAACGTGGTGGTGTCCGTCTACGGTCGTCTGCTGGTCAACGTCACCGACATCGACATCATCAAGTCCCACCGCTACGCACGCCGCATTGTGGACAAGGAACTGTCCCTCAACTCCACGCTGGAGATCCTGAAGGAACTGGTGAACCTGGATCTCGGCACCGCGTCCATCGACCTGGGATCCCTGGCTACTCGCTTTGAGAACCAGGGCGAGGGCGCATCCCTGCGCGAGTTCCTGGAAAGCGAACTGACCGAAGTCATCGGCGAGAGCGCGAAGACCGAGCCACGTGACGTGGTGCTCTACGGCTTCGGCCGCATCGGCCGCCTGCTGGCTCGCATTCTGGTGAGCCGCGAGGGCACCTACGGCGGTGCACGGCTGCGCGCCGTCGTCGTACGGTCCAAGGGCAAGGGTGACCTGGAAAAGCGCGCATCGCTGCTCCGTCGCGACTCCGTGCACGGAGCCTTCGACGGCACCATCTCCCTGGACAAGGAAAACAACATCATCTGGGCCAACGGCACCGCCATCCAGGTGATCTACGCCAACGATCCCGCTGAGATTGACTACACCGACTATGGCATTAACAACGCCATCGTGGTGGACAACACCGGCGTGTGGCGCGACCGCGACGGCCTGTCCAAGCACCTGGAGTCCAAGGGTGTGTCCAAGGTTCTGCTCACCGCGCCGGGCAAGGGTGATATCAAGAACATCGTCTACGGCATCAACCACGGCGACATCGATCCATCGGACAACATCCTGTCCGCAGCATCCTGCACCACCAACGGCATCACGCCAGTTCTGAAGGTCATCAACGACCGCTACGGTGTGCAGCACGGTCACGTGGAGACCGTCCACTCCTTCACCAATGACCAGAACCTGATTGACAACTTCCACAAGGGAGAGCGCCGTGGACGCGCCGCTGGCCTCAACATGGTTCTGACCGCCACGGGTGCAGCATCCGCTGTGGCCAAGGCGCTCCCAGAGTTGAAGGGCAAGCTGACCGGTAACGCTATTCGCGTTCCTACCCCAGATGTGTCCATGGCCGTGCTGAACCTGACCCTGGACAAGGCTGTCGAGGTGGACGAGGTCAACGACTTCCTCCGCAAGGTGTCCCTGCACACCAACCTGCGTCAGCAGATCGACTTTATTAAGTCCCCAGAGGTTGTTTCCACGGACTTCGTGGGCACCACCCACGCAGGCATCGTGGATGGTCTTGCCACTATCGCCACCGGCAACCACCTGGTGCTGTACGTGTGGTACGACAACGAGTTCGGCTACTCCAACCAGGTTGTCCGCATCGTGGAGGAGATCGCAGGCGTGCGCCCAAAGGTACTGCCGAAGCGCAAGGACGCGTCCGAGCTCTAA
- a CDS encoding MOSC domain-containing protein, with protein sequence MTGATSSTASEASTASTGRAAFAASLPESATADAYLGACGTVRSTNIAQVQPDPGGADRESGIHKVSVDHLEVFAPGPNYGDGSGVVGDFVGDSAHHGGADKAVYAFAREELDFWSGQHSDALPENTERFPDGYFGDNLTTEGVEWTRAVIGQQVRVGEALLEVSVPRQPCRTFGGWLDIRGWMKIFTQHADCGCYFRVVEPGVIRPGDAIEFLPAPDHGVTMQQAFKAKMGDKELAALVVEAQCLPPHHHDQLVKLLR encoded by the coding sequence ATGACTGGTGCCACATCGTCCACAGCCTCTGAAGCCTCCACAGCCTCCACGGGCCGAGCAGCCTTCGCTGCATCGTTGCCTGAGAGTGCAACCGCTGATGCATACCTTGGTGCGTGCGGGACAGTCCGCTCCACCAATATCGCACAGGTGCAGCCGGATCCTGGCGGCGCGGATCGCGAATCTGGCATCCACAAGGTGTCCGTAGATCACCTGGAGGTGTTTGCGCCAGGGCCCAATTATGGGGACGGCTCTGGTGTTGTGGGGGATTTTGTTGGGGATTCAGCACACCACGGGGGTGCGGATAAGGCAGTGTATGCCTTTGCTCGCGAGGAATTAGATTTCTGGAGTGGGCAACACTCGGACGCTCTTCCGGAGAACACTGAGCGTTTCCCCGACGGCTATTTTGGCGACAACCTGACCACCGAGGGCGTGGAGTGGACGCGCGCGGTCATTGGCCAGCAGGTTCGCGTGGGGGAGGCGCTGCTCGAGGTATCGGTGCCACGCCAGCCCTGTCGCACTTTCGGCGGATGGCTCGACATCCGAGGGTGGATGAAAATCTTTACGCAGCATGCTGATTGCGGTTGCTACTTCCGAGTGGTGGAGCCGGGTGTGATTCGCCCAGGTGACGCGATTGAGTTCCTGCCAGCACCTGACCATGGCGTGACGATGCAGCAGGCTTTCAAAGCCAAGATGGGAGATAAGGAGCTAGCTGCCCTTGTCGTGGAGGCACAGTGCCTGCCGCCTCATCATCATGACCAGCTGGTGAAATTGCTTCGTTAG
- a CDS encoding ABC transporter substrate-binding protein codes for MLTSRSRIFAGILAVSTMVLASCGGTDSASGDTYKIGINQLVQHPALDSAVEGFKEAFDEAGITVEFDEKNANGEQSTALTIAQQFASDKKDLVLAVATPAAQATAQNITDKPVLFTAVTDAVSAELVDSNEKPGANITGTSDEAPIEDQLKLTKELVPDAKTVGIVYASGEVNSQIQVDQVKKAAKPLDLDVKTQTVSSVNEIQQAVEALGDVDAIYVPTDNMVVSGIASLVQVAEQKKIPVIGAEEGTVKGGAAATVGIDYEELGKQTGKMAIKILKDGADPADTPVETASEVTYYVNEKAAKNYGIEIPQAILDKAERV; via the coding sequence ATGTTGACATCCCGCTCCCGTATTTTCGCTGGCATCTTGGCAGTCAGCACAATGGTCCTGGCCAGCTGTGGAGGCACCGATTCTGCCTCCGGCGATACCTACAAGATTGGTATCAACCAATTGGTTCAGCACCCCGCGCTCGACTCCGCGGTCGAGGGCTTCAAGGAAGCCTTTGACGAGGCCGGAATCACAGTGGAGTTCGATGAAAAGAACGCCAATGGTGAGCAATCCACCGCGCTGACCATCGCCCAGCAGTTCGCGAGCGACAAGAAGGACCTGGTCCTGGCAGTGGCAACCCCTGCCGCGCAGGCCACTGCACAGAACATCACCGACAAGCCCGTGCTGTTCACCGCGGTCACGGACGCCGTGTCTGCAGAACTGGTGGACTCCAACGAGAAGCCAGGGGCCAACATCACGGGCACCTCTGACGAAGCTCCCATTGAGGACCAGCTGAAGCTCACCAAGGAACTCGTTCCCGATGCGAAGACCGTAGGAATTGTCTACGCCTCAGGCGAGGTGAACTCTCAGATCCAGGTGGACCAGGTGAAGAAGGCCGCCAAGCCGCTGGACTTGGATGTCAAGACCCAGACCGTTAGCTCCGTCAATGAAATCCAGCAGGCCGTGGAGGCGCTGGGTGATGTGGACGCCATCTACGTTCCTACGGATAACATGGTTGTGTCCGGCATTGCGTCCCTGGTGCAGGTCGCTGAGCAGAAGAAGATCCCTGTGATCGGTGCTGAGGAAGGAACGGTGAAGGGCGGCGCCGCAGCCACAGTGGGCATCGACTACGAAGAGCTGGGTAAGCAGACCGGAAAGATGGCCATCAAGATCCTGAAGGATGGGGCTGATCCGGCAGACACTCCCGTGGAGACCGCCTCCGAGGTGACCTACTACGTCAACGAAAAGGCAGCGAAGAACTACGGTATCGAGATCCCACAGGCGATTCTGGACAAGGCTGAGCGCGTATGA